The Algoriphagus sanaruensis genome window below encodes:
- a CDS encoding MerR family transcriptional regulator: MPYKEREIEKKYHSIGEVADMFKVAPSLIRYWEGEFDIIRPKKDKKGNRRYTKDDIQKIRYVYHLVKEKGYTLQGAQEVIASGRHQGFDKVAAVQKLQEIKDFLINLKNELQTRPKS; this comes from the coding sequence GTGCCGTACAAAGAGCGAGAAATAGAAAAGAAGTATCATTCCATCGGTGAAGTGGCCGATATGTTTAAGGTGGCTCCTTCATTGATTAGATATTGGGAGGGTGAATTTGATATTATTCGACCCAAAAAAGACAAAAAAGGCAACCGGAGATATACCAAGGATGACATTCAAAAAATCCGGTATGTATACCACTTAGTCAAAGAAAAAGGCTACACACTTCAAGGTGCTCAAGAGGTCATCGCCTCAGGAAGACATCAAGGATTTGACAAAGTCGCAGCTGTTCAAAAACTTCAGGAAATCAAAGACTTTTTAATCAATCTGAAGAATGAACTCCAAACCCGACCTAAATCCTGA
- the dprA gene encoding DNA-processing protein DprA translates to MNSKPDLNPEAFRYLLALGLAPKVGPSLFKAIVAYSGSAEAFFNLNKAKASKIPRVGEKILEIQSQRDSLLKQADLLIEFCEKDNIQIHYYSRPSFPERLKVLNDGPVILFSKGNGNMAMERSIGIVGTRSATTYGKTITRKIIEDLVPYQPTIISGLAYGIDIEAHRAALQCGLPTLAIMGSPITTIYPAAHKNTALQLQESGLLVSEYSPYGKMMPGNFPARNRIIAGLSDALIVVEAAEKGGALITAEIAYSYDKEVFAVPGNLQSTFSEGCNQLIKKMKASIYTGPNDIAEALFWTKPGEEKIKKPNLDLSGRDEEEKSILIHLQEKGESEIDLISYATDIPLGILSSKLLSLEFEGIVKSLPGKKFKLII, encoded by the coding sequence ATGAACTCCAAACCCGACCTAAATCCTGAGGCATTTCGCTACCTACTTGCATTGGGCCTCGCCCCAAAAGTAGGACCTTCTCTTTTTAAAGCCATTGTTGCTTACAGTGGATCTGCAGAAGCTTTTTTTAATTTGAATAAAGCTAAAGCTTCAAAAATTCCTCGGGTAGGCGAAAAAATTCTTGAGATTCAAAGTCAAAGAGACAGTCTCCTCAAACAGGCCGATCTGTTAATCGAATTTTGTGAAAAGGACAACATCCAAATTCATTATTACTCTAGGCCATCTTTTCCAGAACGTTTAAAAGTGCTCAATGACGGGCCAGTGATTCTTTTTTCCAAAGGGAATGGAAATATGGCAATGGAAAGGAGTATTGGAATTGTTGGGACAAGAAGTGCGACTACCTACGGAAAGACGATCACTCGAAAAATTATTGAAGATCTTGTCCCCTACCAACCCACCATCATCTCAGGCCTAGCCTACGGAATTGATATTGAAGCCCATCGGGCAGCGCTTCAATGCGGACTACCTACTTTGGCAATCATGGGATCCCCTATCACCACGATTTATCCGGCAGCGCACAAAAATACAGCTCTCCAACTTCAGGAAAGTGGCCTCTTGGTATCAGAATATTCTCCCTATGGAAAGATGATGCCGGGAAACTTTCCTGCCCGAAACCGAATCATTGCTGGACTTTCTGATGCTTTGATCGTGGTGGAAGCGGCTGAAAAAGGTGGCGCATTAATCACAGCCGAGATTGCCTATAGTTATGATAAGGAAGTTTTTGCCGTTCCGGGAAATTTACAATCCACATTTTCTGAGGGTTGTAATCAACTGATCAAAAAGATGAAAGCTTCGATCTATACCGGACCTAACGATATTGCAGAGGCACTTTTTTGGACTAAGCCAGGAGAAGAAAAGATTAAAAAACCAAATCTCGATCTATCAGGAAGAGATGAGGAAGAGAAATCCATCTTAATTCACTTGCAAGAGAAAGGTGAATCCGAAATTGACTTGATTTCTTATGCGACAGACATTCCTTTAGGTATTTTATCTTCCAAATTACTCTCTTTAGAATTTGAAGGAATTGTCAAATCACTTCCTGGGAAAAAGTTTAAGTTGATTATTTGA
- a CDS encoding 16S rRNA (uracil(1498)-N(3))-methyltransferase, whose amino-acid sequence MQLFFQENISEPISSLSEEESKHLIRVLRKKQGDSIQLTDGQGTIYETVILDANPKRATLKILSKKQALQDPFYIHLAIAPTKSPDRMEWMVEKITEIGFHELTLIETNNSERSFLKTDRLIKKIISACKQSLKFHRPKVNETRKLNDLIKDKEFTDFQKFIAYVDENHTNHLFDLATPKSNYLVLIGPEGDFDSTEIKFAIEANFSPVSLGNSRLRTETAGLAAVQMLQVLNR is encoded by the coding sequence ATGCAGCTTTTTTTTCAGGAAAATATTTCAGAACCAATTTCAAGTTTAAGCGAAGAAGAGTCTAAGCACCTTATTAGAGTTCTCAGGAAAAAACAAGGTGACTCCATTCAGCTGACCGATGGGCAAGGGACGATTTATGAAACTGTCATTCTTGATGCTAATCCGAAGCGAGCAACTCTTAAAATCCTCTCCAAAAAACAAGCACTTCAGGATCCATTTTACATCCATTTGGCAATTGCACCAACCAAAAGTCCAGACCGAATGGAATGGATGGTAGAGAAAATCACAGAAATAGGATTTCATGAATTAACACTTATAGAAACCAATAATTCTGAGCGAAGCTTCCTAAAAACTGATCGCTTGATCAAAAAAATCATTTCTGCCTGCAAGCAAAGTCTAAAATTTCATCGGCCCAAAGTCAATGAAACCAGAAAGTTAAACGATTTAATCAAAGACAAGGAATTTACTGATTTTCAGAAGTTTATAGCATATGTAGATGAAAACCACACCAATCATCTTTTTGACCTTGCCACTCCAAAGTCAAACTATTTGGTGCTAATCGGACCTGAAGGAGATTTTGATTCTACTGAGATCAAGTTTGCCATAGAAGCTAATTTCTCTCCCGTTTCTTTGGGGAATAGCCGACTAAGAACAGAAACCGCAGGACTTGCAGCCGTTCAAATGCTTCAGGTTTTAAACAGATAA
- a CDS encoding hydroxymethylglutaryl-CoA lyase — protein MIKLIECPRDAMQGISGFIDTAIKAAYINQLLEVGFHTIDFGSFVSPKAIPQMRDTAEVLEMLDLHHAKSKLLAIVANVRGAEDALHFEEIDFLGFPLSISETFQKRNTNASIAEALKTVESIQNLCESKGKKQVVYLSMGFGNPYGDPYSPELVAEFVEKLAQLQIETVSLSDTIGVATPELIKSLFAIQTQAFPSIEFGAHLHSRPNSIPEKVEAALRGGCLRFDGALKGFGGCPMAKDELVGNMATEVMIESLENQGYILELNRAELAESLKLANFVFNL, from the coding sequence ATGATTAAACTGATCGAATGTCCACGCGATGCCATGCAGGGAATTTCTGGTTTTATTGATACTGCAATTAAAGCGGCTTATATCAATCAATTGCTCGAAGTGGGGTTCCATACTATAGATTTTGGAAGTTTTGTAAGTCCAAAAGCGATTCCTCAGATGCGAGATACAGCTGAGGTTTTGGAAATGTTGGATTTGCATCACGCAAAATCCAAATTGTTGGCAATAGTGGCCAATGTTAGAGGCGCTGAAGATGCCTTACATTTTGAAGAGATCGATTTTTTGGGTTTTCCGCTTTCAATCTCAGAGACATTTCAAAAGAGAAACACGAATGCAAGCATTGCAGAGGCACTAAAAACGGTAGAATCGATTCAAAACCTTTGCGAATCCAAAGGGAAAAAGCAGGTAGTCTATTTAAGCATGGGTTTTGGCAATCCTTACGGCGATCCTTATTCTCCGGAATTGGTTGCTGAATTTGTAGAGAAGCTTGCCCAACTTCAAATCGAAACAGTTTCTTTATCGGACACAATTGGAGTAGCTACACCTGAATTGATAAAATCCCTTTTTGCTATTCAAACTCAAGCTTTTCCTTCCATTGAGTTTGGGGCTCACCTACATAGCAGACCGAATTCAATTCCTGAGAAAGTTGAAGCAGCGCTTCGAGGAGGTTGTTTACGATTTGATGGAGCCTTGAAAGGCTTTGGAGGGTGTCCGATGGCTAAAGATGAATTGGTAGGAAATATGGCTACTGAGGTGATGATTGAATCATTGGAAAATCAGGGATATATTTTAGAATTGAATCGGGCAGAACTAGCTGAATCATTGAAGCTTGCAAACTTTGTATTTAATTTATAA
- a CDS encoding PepSY-associated TM helix domain-containing protein: MSNPPIQSKVKAIRWFRTFHKWMGIPLILFFLLIGITSILLAWKKKVELLPPTIKTKVENGSWISPSEMVRIGEDEMRKLGRDPEVDRIDIRPDKGTAKVTFKTHFSEVQVDGYSGEVLSVGTRHSDWIEKVHDGSIVDYYTTGDEGAKLTYSTLVSLGLIFLAISGFYLWYYPKVIRRLKGN, from the coding sequence ATGTCAAATCCACCCATTCAATCCAAAGTAAAAGCCATTCGATGGTTTCGAACATTTCACAAATGGATGGGGATTCCGCTGATTTTATTTTTTCTTTTGATCGGGATTACCTCCATTTTATTGGCTTGGAAAAAGAAGGTTGAATTATTACCACCGACCATTAAAACCAAAGTTGAGAATGGGTCATGGATTTCGCCTTCGGAAATGGTAAGAATTGGAGAGGATGAAATGCGGAAGTTGGGTAGAGATCCAGAAGTAGACCGAATTGATATTCGCCCAGATAAAGGAACCGCTAAAGTGACTTTTAAGACTCATTTTTCCGAAGTCCAGGTAGATGGATATTCAGGAGAAGTTTTATCCGTAGGAACTCGACATTCGGACTGGATTGAGAAAGTTCACGATGGAAGTATTGTCGATTATTATACCACTGGTGATGAAGGGGCAAAGCTTACCTATTCTACTTTGGTGTCATTAGGCTTAATCTTTTTGGCAATCAGTGGATTTTACCTTTGGTATTACCCTAAGGTGATTCGAAGACTAAAGGGCAATTGA